One Hordeum vulgare subsp. vulgare chromosome 4H, MorexV3_pseudomolecules_assembly, whole genome shotgun sequence DNA window includes the following coding sequences:
- the LOC123447341 gene encoding probable glutathione S-transferase GSTU6 translates to MAGEGEGVKLLGTVVSPFAVHVRMALHLKGVSYEDLEQDLFDKGDLLLASNPVHKKVPVLIHAGRPVYESLVIVEYVDEVWAGAASLLPADPYDRVVSRFWAAYVDDKVVSAMLGILRATTEKERAERLDAALAAVRPLEDAFDACPGGKAFYAGDSVGYLDLALGCHLFWFEALREMFGVMVIDAGRNPRLATWAGRFLETETAKKAASPIESIVEYAGPCFFHGDEMRVLGEEEAESRTARPQRRRTHCCRGSGYLESSPMRSRQRRPWAGRRG, encoded by the coding sequence GCATGGCACTGCACCTCAAGGGTGTAAGCTACGAGGACCTGGAGCAGGACCTGTTCGACAAGGGCGACCTCCTCCTCGCCTCCAACCCGGTGCACAAGAAGGTCCCCGTCCTCATCCACGCCGGCAGGCCCGTCTACGAGTCGCTCGTCATCGTCGAGTACGTCGACGAGGTCTGGGCCGGCGCAGCCTCGCTCCTCCCCGCCGACCCCTATGACCGTGTCGTCTCCCGATTCTGGGCAGCCTACGTCGACGACAAGGTGGTCTCCGCGATGCTAGGCATCCTGCGCGCGACCACCGAGAAGGAGCGAGCGGAGAGGCTCGACGCTGCGCTCGCGGCGGTCAGGCCCTTGGAGGACGCCTTCGACGCTTGCCCTGGCGGCAAGGCCTTctacgccggcgactccgtcgggTACCTCGACCTCGCGCTCGGGTGCCACCTCTTCTGGTTCGAGGCGTTGCGCGAGATGTTCGGCGTGATGGTCATCGACGCGGGCAGGAACCCGCGCCTGGCCACCTGGGCTGGAAGGTTCCTGGAGACGGAGACGGCCAAGAAGGCGGCGTCGCCCATTGAGAGCATAGTGGAATACGCGGGTCCTTGTTTCTTCCATGGAGATGAGATGAGAGTCTTGGGAGAGGAGGAAGCAGAGAGCAGAACGGCGCGGCCGCAAAGGAGGCGCACACACTGCTGTAGGGGGAGCGGGTATCTTGAGAGCTCGCCGATGCGGAGCAGGCAGCGGAGGCCGTGGGCCGGAAGACGAGGGTGA